The Arthrobacter oryzae DNA window TACGGGTAGTACTGACTCGTGGTGTAGCCGTCCACGATCCATTTCACCCGGCCGTCCACCACCGCCGGGTAGGCGTTTCCGTCGACCGTCAGGTACGGGGCGACTTTTTCGACGCGGTCGCGCGGGTTGCGGTCGTAAAGAATCTGCGACTCGGCATTCACGCCGTCGGACAGCAGGAGGTCGGACGACTGGAACTTGATCGAATAGAGAACCTTGTTGAAGAAGCTGCCGACGTTCGGCCCGCCGTTGCCGGTGAAGGTGTACTGGGTTTCGCCGTCGCCTTCCTTGCCGGCGGGACGGTCCTGTTCACGGTTCGGTGCGCCGTCCGGTGCGCCGACAATCGAGTACTCGGGAGAGTTCTCGCCGAAGTAGATCCGCGGCTGGTAGCTCGTATCGTTGCCGAGGACACCGGTGGACGGAATGCCGGACTGCAGGAACTCAGGCTTGCCGTCCGCGGTGAACTTGTTGCCCTTCGCGGCCACGACGCCGTAGCCGTGGGTGTAGACCACGTGCCGGTTCAGCCAGGACTGCTGGTTGGCACTAAGGCCGTCCGGGTTCAGCTCACGGACCGCTATCACGGTGTCTTGGACTTTGCCGTCAACCTCGTAGCGGTCAACGTTGAGCGCGCTGGGGAACTGATAGTAGGGCCGGTACTGCTCAAGCTGGGAGAAGGCGTCCGAAATCAGGTTCGGGTCCAGGAGCCGGATATTGGCGGTCGTCTGCGCGTCCGGGGCCAGGGCACCGGTGGTGGCGGTGGTGGTGGCGTTGTACCGCTCCTCCTGGATCTTATCCAGGCCGTAGGCTGCGCGGGTCATGCTGATGTTCCGTTCGATGAACGGCTTCTCAAGGGTCTGTTCGGACGGGCGCACCTGGAACTGCTGGATGACCCAGGGGTAGACACCGCCGGCAAGGATGGACGTAATGACCAGCATGGCGGTGCCGATAACCGGCAGGCGCCATTTGCCGATCACGGCAGCGACGATGAACAGGATTGCCACCAGCGCGGCGGCGACAGCCAGGATCGACTTGGTGGGGATGACGGCGTTGACATCCGTGTAGAGGGCGCCGGACCAGCGTCCGTTGCTGTTCTGCACCGCGGAGTAGCGGTCCAGCCAGAAGTTCACGCCCAGCAGCAGCAGGAATGCCGCCCCCGTCACAGCAAGGTGGATCTGGGCGGCACGGCTGGTGAAGATGCCGCGTTCCATGATCCGGATGCTGCCGTAGAGGTAGTGCGTCAGGATTCCGGCGATGCCGGCAACCACCACCACGCTGATGAGGAAGCCCGTGACAAAACCGAGGAACGGGAGGGTCATCAGGTAGAAGCTGATGTCCAGGTTGAACTGCGGATCGTTCTGCCCGAATGCTTCCTGGTTCAGGAAGAGCAGCACTTTCTGCCACTGGCTGGCGGCGGCGCTCCCGGCGAACAGGCCGAAAAGTATGGGCAGGCCGATCATCACTACCCGGCGGACCGGCTCCAGCTGCGCCTGGTAGCGGTTCAGGTTGTCCCTGATTTCCGAATCCGGGGCGTACACGGGACGCGCGTGATAGGCGATGCGGATGGCATAGAACATCGCCGCGAACATGAGGGCGAACGCGATCAGGAAGATGACGATCCGGGCCAGGTTCTCCGTCAGGAAGACTTCAAAGAACCCAAGCTGCTGGTACCAGAGGACATCTGTCCAAACGTTGGCGAAGAAGATGAATCCGACCACAACCAGTGCAACGACGATCAACGTCGGCGTCAAGGCACCTCGCCTTGGCTGGGGTCTTCCGGGCGGAGTGGAGCTGGCGGGACGGGACAAACTCGGTACCTCATAGCTGGTTGTCAGTTACTGGTCTTGTCATAAATCAGGTGCGCGTGGTGATGTGATGCTGCGACAGCCGTGCCACCCCTAATGAGGGCTCGACGTCAGTCACTATTGCCACGAGTGGCGGTGGTGCTTAGTTCCTGCAATTAGTCTAGTTGCTGGTGCACGCCGGAAGGCCGGATGTGTCGCCCCCTGAAGCGACCACTTCGACGGCTTCCCGCGCCTCAGCCAGGCTTTCGACCTTGACTACCTGCAGTCCGTCCGGGATGTGCCCCACCACTTCCGC harbors:
- a CDS encoding UPF0182 family membrane protein; the encoded protein is MSRPASSTPPGRPQPRRGALTPTLIVVALVVVGFIFFANVWTDVLWYQQLGFFEVFLTENLARIVIFLIAFALMFAAMFYAIRIAYHARPVYAPDSEIRDNLNRYQAQLEPVRRVVMIGLPILFGLFAGSAAASQWQKVLLFLNQEAFGQNDPQFNLDISFYLMTLPFLGFVTGFLISVVVVAGIAGILTHYLYGSIRIMERGIFTSRAAQIHLAVTGAAFLLLLGVNFWLDRYSAVQNSNGRWSGALYTDVNAVIPTKSILAVAAALVAILFIVAAVIGKWRLPVIGTAMLVITSILAGGVYPWVIQQFQVRPSEQTLEKPFIERNISMTRAAYGLDKIQEERYNATTTATTGALAPDAQTTANIRLLDPNLISDAFSQLEQYRPYYQFPSALNVDRYEVDGKVQDTVIAVRELNPDGLSANQQSWLNRHVVYTHGYGVVAAKGNKFTADGKPEFLQSGIPSTGVLGNDTSYQPRIYFGENSPEYSIVGAPDGAPNREQDRPAGKEGDGETQYTFTGNGGPNVGSFFNKVLYSIKFQSSDLLLSDGVNAESQILYDRNPRDRVEKVAPYLTVDGNAYPAVVDGRVKWIVDGYTTSQYYPYSQQEQLSSATADSQTTAGRTVALPNSSVNYIRNSVKATVDAYDGSVTLYAWDDQDPVLKAWQKVFPSSLKPYSEMSGALMSHVRYPEDLFKVQRELLGRYHVTQPDNFYTNNDAWSVPNDPTVSEPVKQPPFYMSLQMPDQDKPAFQLTSSFIPQVVNGTARNVLYGFLAADSDAGNQKGVKAESYGQLRLLQIPPEAQVPGPGQAQNKFNSDPTVSQALNLLRQGASDVLNGNLLTLPVGGGLLYVQPVYLRSTGETSYPTLQRVLVAFGDKIGFAPTLDQALNQLFGGDSGASAGDSDNNGQTPPPTGGSTPPPTGTTDAKAELRAALEEANAAIRAGQEALAKGDFAAYGEQQKKLSAALQKAIDAEAKLATESASPTPAATPAPTGDPSAAATPSPSPSS